One genomic region from Leptospira tipperaryensis encodes:
- a CDS encoding FtsK/SpoIIIE family DNA translocase, with protein sequence MESKDLKPAWNLQNGKKILPYVLLFSGIILTLSLGSFDAGEKGIQHNFFGRLGFYLSYGMFFMFGAASFLPGLFSIGLGSLRLVKDEFDLTNRLFSLPVFLFCFTVTLQVTGHVSTIPFASQGGLVGQLLSSGLEFIFGSTGKILIHLVFYFYGLILLLNESPLHFLGRILGTAGAKYKEGFQSGFGNGGSSLGTLFQSAVEKIQNRESSPPWFASLSSGNHSPEELFQKMHSREKGSGRIEPSPLQTALHSTFGKEGRLSDLLSKVDSGSFVSQENSRIRFQNQGVFSGNFEEEGKVFRFQSVSSALSEKIREEKSFQESSSSWEIVDFRTSDVPSSFSKKENMITIVSPPKEETFHSLKEEEEEWIEDSSEEMEEEFYEDAVVEEESEESSEVVPEESFEEVAEITVDKTFVPLSSVPKAIPSFEKKEPKLEQALPFPPVTLIPEVKSKRSIYHVPLKSLKTTTTKIQDPLFKIESDKVARKIEEIIRQYGYESQVVSMERGPIITRYELTPPPGVKLGRITSLADELRLYLAVKNIRIVAPIPGKSTIGIEVPNTIREDVFLGDILHQNLSLRPKKDLSILIGKDISGKLVSIDLNKLPHLLVAGTTGSGKSVCLNSMISSLVVHLSPEEVRFIMIDPKMVELTLYEDIPHLLMPVITDPKKATRALAWAIQEMEARYHSVSKLKCRDFKTYNEKVEQGAHRDGYKKMPYIVIFIDELADLMMVSGKDLEDAITRITQKSRAVGIHLIMATQRPSVDVITGLIKANCPARMAFHVAQKTDSKIILDQNGAESLLGKGDFLYKSPTAADLVRIQSPYVSEEEIEKIVEEARKFGKPSYVDFDLDEEPESSSIDEEDEELFEQAWEIVRSDRKASASYLQRRMRIGYNKAARLMELMEERGYVSAQIGSKGREILK encoded by the coding sequence ATGGAATCCAAAGACCTCAAACCAGCCTGGAACCTGCAGAATGGGAAAAAGATTCTTCCCTATGTCTTACTTTTTTCGGGGATTATTCTGACCCTTTCCCTGGGGTCTTTCGACGCGGGAGAGAAGGGAATACAGCACAATTTCTTTGGAAGACTTGGATTCTATCTTTCCTATGGAATGTTTTTTATGTTCGGTGCGGCGTCTTTTCTCCCCGGACTTTTCTCGATCGGTCTTGGGTCTCTTCGTTTAGTCAAAGACGAATTTGATCTCACGAACCGACTCTTTTCTCTTCCCGTCTTTTTGTTTTGTTTTACGGTGACCCTTCAAGTGACCGGGCACGTCTCAACGATTCCCTTTGCATCTCAAGGAGGTCTCGTCGGACAACTCCTTTCTTCCGGATTGGAATTCATTTTCGGATCGACCGGAAAAATTCTCATTCATCTTGTTTTTTACTTCTACGGATTAATACTTTTGTTAAACGAATCCCCGCTTCATTTTCTGGGAAGGATCCTCGGGACGGCAGGGGCAAAATATAAGGAAGGATTTCAATCCGGATTTGGAAATGGGGGGAGCAGTCTTGGAACTCTCTTTCAATCGGCGGTCGAAAAAATTCAGAACCGAGAATCCAGTCCACCCTGGTTCGCTTCTCTTTCGAGCGGAAACCATTCTCCCGAAGAACTCTTTCAAAAAATGCATTCTCGTGAAAAAGGTTCGGGGAGAATCGAACCTTCCCCCTTGCAGACGGCTCTTCATTCCACTTTTGGAAAAGAGGGAAGGCTTTCCGATCTTCTCTCGAAAGTAGATTCCGGATCCTTTGTATCTCAGGAAAATTCGCGGATTCGTTTTCAAAATCAAGGCGTGTTCTCCGGGAATTTCGAAGAAGAAGGAAAAGTCTTTCGTTTCCAATCGGTTTCTTCCGCGCTCTCTGAAAAAATAAGAGAAGAAAAAAGTTTTCAAGAATCCTCTTCGAGCTGGGAAATCGTAGACTTTAGAACTTCGGATGTTCCGAGTTCGTTTTCAAAAAAAGAAAATATGATCACGATCGTTTCACCTCCTAAGGAAGAAACATTCCATTCTTTGAAAGAAGAAGAGGAAGAATGGATCGAAGATTCTTCAGAAGAAATGGAAGAAGAATTTTATGAAGACGCGGTCGTTGAAGAAGAATCAGAGGAATCTTCGGAAGTCGTTCCGGAAGAATCTTTTGAGGAAGTTGCGGAAATCACAGTGGATAAAACGTTTGTTCCGCTTTCTTCAGTTCCAAAAGCAATTCCAAGTTTTGAAAAAAAGGAACCCAAACTCGAACAGGCGCTTCCATTTCCACCGGTCACATTGATTCCGGAAGTAAAGTCGAAACGTTCTATTTATCACGTTCCTCTCAAGAGTCTCAAGACTACGACTACAAAGATTCAAGATCCTCTCTTTAAAATCGAGAGCGACAAGGTCGCTCGTAAGATCGAAGAGATCATTCGTCAGTACGGATATGAATCTCAAGTTGTTTCTATGGAGAGAGGGCCGATTATCACTCGTTACGAACTCACTCCTCCCCCCGGAGTGAAGTTGGGAAGAATTACATCTCTTGCCGACGAACTTCGCCTTTATCTCGCGGTGAAGAATATTCGTATCGTCGCTCCGATTCCCGGAAAGTCAACGATCGGGATCGAAGTTCCGAACACGATTCGAGAAGACGTTTTTCTCGGAGACATCCTCCATCAAAACTTAAGCCTGAGACCTAAGAAAGATCTTTCGATTCTGATTGGAAAAGATATTTCAGGAAAGTTAGTCAGCATTGATCTCAATAAACTTCCGCATCTTCTTGTTGCGGGGACCACCGGTTCCGGAAAATCGGTTTGTCTGAATTCTATGATCTCTTCTCTCGTGGTGCATCTTTCTCCGGAAGAAGTTCGTTTTATCATGATCGATCCGAAGATGGTGGAACTTACGCTCTATGAAGACATTCCCCATCTTCTTATGCCCGTGATCACCGATCCGAAAAAAGCGACGCGCGCTCTCGCTTGGGCGATTCAAGAGATGGAAGCTCGTTATCATTCCGTTTCAAAACTCAAGTGTAGAGATTTTAAAACTTATAATGAGAAAGTGGAACAGGGAGCGCATAGAGACGGATATAAGAAGATGCCTTATATCGTAATCTTTATAGACGAGCTCGCGGATCTTATGATGGTTTCCGGAAAAGATCTCGAAGACGCGATCACGAGAATCACTCAGAAGTCTCGTGCGGTCGGGATCCATCTAATCATGGCGACACAACGTCCTTCCGTGGATGTGATTACGGGTCTTATCAAAGCAAACTGCCCTGCGAGAATGGCGTTCCACGTAGCACAGAAGACGGATTCTAAAATCATCTTGGATCAAAACGGCGCGGAGTCACTTCTTGGAAAAGGGGATTTTCTCTACAAGTCACCGACCGCGGCGGATCTCGTGAGAATTCAATCTCCTTATGTTTCGGAAGAAGAGATCGAGAAGATCGTGGAGGAAGCTCGGAAGTTTGGGAAACCTTCTTACGTGGATTTTGACTTGGACGAAGAGCCCGAGAGTTCTTCGATCGATGAAGAAGACGAAGAACTTTTTGAACAAGCTTGGGAGATCGTTCGTTCTGATAGAAAGGCTTCCGCAAGTTATCTTCAGAGAAGAATGAGGATCGGTTATAACAAGGCGGCTCGTCTTATGGAACTCATGGAAGAACGAGGTTATGTGAGCGCTCAGATCGGTTCGAAGGGAAGAGAGATTCTCAAGTAA
- a CDS encoding DUF1349 domain-containing protein, with amino-acid sequence MFKDEEGLDSDYFWKNSPKFEIKNHRLFFKTSPDTDFWQKTHYGFRRDNGHCLLKNITADFSLSVRTEFYPKKQYDQCGLIVRIDSENWIKTSIEYETSDHSRLGSVVTNLGYSDWATLDIHSKINTMWYRIQNKENDFLLEYSENGMNWKQLRMAHLLLNSRPLAVGIYACSPMESSFECVFDHFELGDSEWPV; translated from the coding sequence ATGTTTAAGGATGAAGAAGGACTTGATTCGGATTATTTTTGGAAGAATTCTCCGAAATTCGAGATTAAAAATCATCGATTGTTTTTTAAAACTTCTCCGGACACGGATTTTTGGCAGAAGACACATTACGGCTTTCGAAGAGACAACGGTCATTGTCTTTTGAAAAATATTACGGCCGATTTTTCACTTTCCGTAAGAACTGAATTTTATCCAAAGAAACAATATGATCAGTGCGGTCTGATCGTTAGAATCGATTCTGAAAATTGGATCAAAACTTCCATAGAATATGAAACCTCCGATCATTCGCGCCTTGGTTCCGTAGTTACAAACCTCGGCTATTCCGATTGGGCCACTCTCGATATCCACTCTAAGATCAATACGATGTGGTATCGAATTCAAAACAAAGAAAACGATTTTTTATTAGAATATTCTGAAAATGGAATGAACTGGAAACAACTTCGGATGGCTCATTTGCTTTTGAATAGTCGACCGTTAGCCGTCGGAATCTATGCTTGTAGTCCGATGGAAAGTTCCTTTGAATGTGTCTTTGATCATTTTGAATTGGGTGATTCCGAATGGCCGGTTTGA
- a CDS encoding LolA family protein — MKKTIILSFCFLFLTLESTLWAQPSHNWNSPSEVVKQVKKKFSDLSSYKADFQIQTVSNKKSKNMRGVCLYKKGGRIRYQFSDPSGDEIVSDGKTLYIYIARLNAVGKQDLTLNKSNKSGPIFSSFTDEGLSRIFRKYHYKFDSIEQPQVSPKDGRKYFVLNLEQREKVGGFETMLLYVDAESYFIQKAVASDGRGKETTVEFSNIETNPDLEDGQFNFHISGNAKIVNNPLVSEQ, encoded by the coding sequence ATGAAAAAAACAATCATTCTCTCTTTTTGTTTCTTATTTCTAACCTTAGAATCCACTCTTTGGGCGCAACCCTCTCATAACTGGAATTCTCCTTCCGAAGTGGTCAAACAGGTGAAGAAGAAGTTTAGCGATCTGAGTTCCTACAAAGCCGATTTTCAGATCCAAACCGTATCCAATAAAAAAAGCAAAAACATGAGAGGAGTCTGTCTTTATAAAAAAGGCGGAAGAATCCGTTATCAATTCAGCGATCCTTCCGGAGATGAGATCGTATCCGATGGAAAAACTCTCTATATCTATATCGCTCGTCTGAATGCGGTTGGAAAACAAGACCTTACATTAAATAAATCGAATAAATCAGGACCTATCTTTTCCAGTTTTACGGACGAAGGTCTTTCTCGTATTTTTAGAAAGTATCACTACAAGTTTGATTCCATCGAACAACCTCAGGTTTCACCAAAAGACGGACGCAAATACTTCGTTCTCAATTTAGAACAAAGAGAAAAGGTCGGCGGGTTTGAAACGATGCTTCTTTACGTGGACGCCGAAAGTTATTTTATTCAAAAAGCGGTGGCGAGTGACGGAAGAGGAAAAGAAACTACAGTAGAATTTTCGAATATAGAAACAAATCCCGATTTGGAAGACGGTCAGTTCAATTTTCATATTAGCGGAAACGCAAAAATCGTAAACAACCCTCTTGTGTCGGAACAATAA
- a CDS encoding M16 family metallopeptidase, translated as MEQEPSQQVYRKVLPGGITVLFQKAPHTVSVSAGVFVRVGSRHESPKNAGYCHFLEHMLFKDTAKRTAKEQAEDIERVGGFTNAATSREYTYFHVTVAGKHLGLGLELLSEMIYEPLLKQSDIENEAGVILEELQGYEDSPEDYIHDFYYQNFFPKNPLGRDIIGTRESISNVSHKSLLEFYDTYYHTENMFLSVSGNFEPDEIFSIVGKHFNKPRNKKKEGNDLILPKKKWGYFPKKKKLEQVYFILGGEGFQREFHNASKASLFTHILGGGTSSRLFQKVREEKGLCYQITAYPSSYADVGINSIVCSTSKDKFITCMETISDELKSILDRGITEKELRDAQTNHEGTLSISYEQTESRMNTIALMELYYGRNYTYEERVKEIYSITLDDLNNFAKSVFGIPKLHLSALGNLGAKEEKAVQKLFSL; from the coding sequence TTGGAGCAAGAACCTTCACAGCAAGTCTATAGGAAAGTTCTTCCCGGGGGCATAACGGTCCTCTTTCAAAAAGCTCCTCATACAGTCAGTGTCTCCGCCGGCGTTTTTGTCCGAGTCGGATCCAGACATGAATCTCCGAAGAACGCAGGCTATTGTCACTTTTTAGAGCACATGCTCTTCAAAGACACGGCGAAACGCACCGCGAAAGAACAAGCAGAAGACATCGAAAGGGTCGGCGGTTTTACAAACGCGGCGACTTCCAGAGAATATACTTACTTTCACGTAACCGTAGCCGGTAAACACCTGGGTCTCGGATTAGAATTGTTATCCGAAATGATCTACGAGCCTCTGCTCAAACAATCGGATATCGAAAACGAGGCCGGAGTGATCTTGGAAGAACTTCAAGGTTACGAAGATTCCCCCGAAGATTATATCCACGACTTTTATTATCAGAATTTTTTTCCTAAGAATCCTTTAGGACGAGATATTATCGGAACGAGAGAATCCATCTCCAATGTGAGTCATAAGAGTTTATTAGAATTCTATGATACGTATTATCACACTGAAAATATGTTTCTTTCCGTTTCCGGAAATTTCGAACCGGATGAAATCTTTTCCATCGTTGGGAAACATTTTAACAAACCCAGAAATAAAAAGAAAGAAGGGAACGACCTGATTCTTCCCAAAAAGAAATGGGGATACTTTCCAAAAAAAAAGAAGCTGGAACAGGTTTATTTTATTTTGGGTGGAGAAGGTTTTCAGAGAGAGTTTCACAACGCTTCCAAAGCGAGTCTGTTTACTCATATCTTAGGCGGCGGAACTTCTTCCCGACTTTTTCAAAAGGTGCGAGAAGAGAAGGGGCTTTGTTATCAGATCACGGCGTATCCTTCTTCGTATGCGGATGTCGGGATCAACAGTATCGTATGTTCCACTTCTAAAGACAAATTCATTACTTGTATGGAAACTATCTCCGACGAACTCAAATCGATTTTGGATCGTGGAATTACGGAGAAGGAACTCAGAGACGCCCAGACAAATCACGAGGGAACTCTTTCCATCAGTTACGAACAGACGGAATCTCGGATGAATACGATCGCTCTGATGGAACTCTACTACGGAAGAAATTATACTTACGAAGAGAGGGTAAAGGAGATCTATTCCATTACTCTGGACGATCTCAACAACTTTGCAAAATCCGTTTTTGGAATTCCAAAGCTCCATCTTTCCGCTCTTGGTAATCTTGGCGCTAAAGAAGAAAAAGCGGTTCAGAAGTTGTTTTCCCTGTAA
- a CDS encoding LLM class flavin-dependent oxidoreductase translates to MKLSVLDQSPIRKGGSARQAVLETIELAKLADELGYTRFWVSEHHNIQGLAGSTPEVLISHLAGITKNIRVGAGGVMLPNHSALKVAENFRMLETLFPGRIDLGLGRASGSDRLTASILNPGSQFVRNDFGQQLLDLQCYLTDRAEEDSIQMKVKAIPKADTVPELWILTSSGESGLLAAHFGLALSFAHFINPLGGPNAVRAYKDRFRPSESLAFPQASLGIFVLCAESEEKAEELRTVMDRQLLNIGKGISEGVLPYEEVIKSQYTEFEKAVILQNRGRMVAGTPDKVKEEILQLTKEYEVEEVVVTTITYDFEDRLRSYRLLANAFDLKPILSV, encoded by the coding sequence ATGAAATTAAGCGTACTCGATCAATCTCCTATTCGAAAGGGCGGTTCTGCAAGACAGGCCGTCTTAGAAACAATTGAACTCGCAAAGCTCGCGGACGAATTAGGTTACACTCGGTTTTGGGTATCAGAACATCATAATATTCAAGGACTTGCAGGTTCTACTCCCGAGGTTTTGATTTCGCATCTCGCAGGGATCACAAAAAATATTCGCGTCGGTGCGGGAGGTGTGATGCTTCCCAATCACAGTGCCTTAAAAGTCGCCGAGAATTTTAGAATGTTGGAAACCCTCTTTCCGGGAAGAATCGATTTAGGATTGGGAAGAGCTTCGGGAAGCGATCGATTGACCGCTTCGATTTTAAATCCGGGCTCACAATTCGTTCGAAACGATTTTGGTCAACAGCTCTTAGATCTTCAGTGTTATCTTACGGACCGAGCCGAGGAAGATTCGATTCAGATGAAAGTTAAGGCGATTCCGAAAGCGGATACGGTTCCGGAGTTGTGGATTCTTACATCGAGCGGGGAGAGCGGACTGCTCGCGGCTCATTTTGGTTTAGCGCTTTCTTTTGCTCATTTTATCAATCCTCTTGGCGGACCGAATGCAGTGAGGGCTTATAAGGATCGTTTTCGTCCTTCGGAATCTTTGGCTTTTCCACAAGCGAGTTTAGGAATATTTGTTCTCTGCGCGGAGAGCGAAGAAAAAGCGGAAGAGTTAAGGACTGTGATGGATCGGCAGTTGTTGAATATCGGAAAAGGGATCAGCGAAGGAGTATTGCCTTATGAAGAAGTGATCAAAAGTCAATATACCGAGTTTGAGAAAGCGGTGATCTTGCAAAATCGCGGGAGGATGGTCGCGGGAACTCCCGATAAAGTGAAAGAAGAGATTCTTCAATTAACAAAAGAATACGAAGTGGAAGAGGTTGTTGTGACGACGATTACCTATGATTTTGAAGATAGACTTCGTTCCTATCGTCTTCTTGCAAATGCGTTTGATCTAAAGCCGATTCTTTCGGTTTAA
- a CDS encoding DUF1564 domain-containing protein, whose product MGILLLNQDHLVQSRLRENQTIVVTLLIPEKTVLRYPQKERRILPKRIPILLKRYGKFLSSTRRLGKRAATTLYQLSPGKKKMKKINTRIGAESWALLSVLAQAHGVSRCFLFNYLLYLEESEVGDSIVSTMNQGVPTFHKNYRYILHLDLSQKRISRALQCNPRDTFFFSDH is encoded by the coding sequence ATGGGAATATTACTGCTCAATCAGGACCATCTCGTTCAATCACGCCTCAGGGAAAATCAGACGATCGTCGTAACCCTCCTTATACCGGAAAAAACCGTTCTCCGGTATCCTCAGAAAGAGAGAAGAATCCTTCCTAAAAGAATTCCGATTCTCTTGAAACGATACGGAAAGTTTTTGTCTTCGACACGAAGATTGGGAAAAAGAGCAGCCACGACCTTATATCAATTGAGTCCGGGTAAGAAAAAAATGAAGAAAATCAACACCAGGATTGGCGCTGAAAGTTGGGCCTTATTGAGCGTTTTAGCCCAGGCTCACGGAGTTTCTCGCTGCTTTCTTTTCAATTACCTTTTGTATCTGGAAGAGTCGGAAGTTGGGGATTCCATCGTAAGCACGATGAACCAAGGAGTTCCAACGTTCCACAAGAATTACAGATATATACTTCATCTTGATCTATCCCAAAAGAGAATTTCAAGAGCATTACAATGCAATCCGAGAGATACTTTCTTTTTTTCTGATCATTGA
- the rpsO gene encoding 30S ribosomal protein S15 has translation MIATEQKKTIISNFARKAGDTGSTEVQVALIDARIKELNEHFKSHKKDFHSKTGLLRLVSKRKKLLDYLKRTELDRYKKLIETLGLRK, from the coding sequence ATGATAGCTACTGAACAGAAAAAAACAATTATCAGTAATTTTGCCCGTAAAGCGGGAGACACTGGGTCCACAGAAGTGCAAGTCGCATTGATTGACGCAAGAATCAAAGAACTCAACGAACATTTTAAATCTCATAAAAAGGATTTTCATTCTAAAACAGGTCTTTTGAGACTTGTGAGCAAAAGAAAGAAACTTCTGGATTATCTTAAAAGAACCGAACTAGACCGTTATAAAAAACTGATCGAAACTCTCGGCCTTCGTAAGTAA
- the pnp gene encoding polyribonucleotide nucleotidyltransferase, whose amino-acid sequence MTHTISGQYGRDSIVLETGNWAKQAHGSVVYKSGNLVLLATVCAAEDAKEGQDFFPLTCEYTEKLYSVGRFPGGYFKREAKPPEHEVLTSRIIDRPIRPLFPEGYFCEVQLQVQVLSADGDVTVAGHALNAASAALAVSDIPFNGPIGGARIGRIDGELVLNPTNKELLNSDLDLVVAGTKTHIVMIEGEAKELSNEEMLAALRFAQKHIAEFVALQEEFAKKIGVVKREVKLRKKDEELLTKVKDYAFEKLKAANQTSDKTSRNKEISNVNKEVVEFFKQTVEESEKIKDIKSYLHELEYEIVREQVLTQGTRFDGRKLDEIRPISVEINPLPGPHGSSVFTRGQTQSLGVVTLGTGSDNQRYETLEGQKEKSFMLHYNFPAFSVGEVRRSSGPGRREIGHGNLAERALKLVLPKPDEFPYVIRVVSEILESNGSSSMASVCSGSLALMAAGVPIKGSVSGIAMGLFSDTSGKFAVLSDIAGLEDHFGDMDCKIAGTRKGITAFQMDLKVTGVSFDVLESVFTQAQKGRFHILDIMEKHIAKAADHLAGTAPRIIVRNIPKDRIGELIGPGGKNVRGISELTGAELYIEDDGRVTISGANQESAERAAKMVDGFFTEVEVGKIYEGKVKRIADFGAFVEILPGKEGLCHISKIDFKRVNSVKDIVKEGDIIRVKVLNVDKTGKIDLSRKDALEEEQV is encoded by the coding sequence ATGACACATACAATTTCCGGTCAGTACGGCCGTGATTCTATCGTTTTAGAAACCGGTAACTGGGCGAAACAGGCTCATGGGTCCGTAGTTTATAAGTCTGGTAATCTGGTTTTATTAGCCACCGTTTGTGCGGCCGAGGATGCGAAAGAGGGACAAGATTTTTTCCCTCTTACTTGCGAATATACCGAGAAACTTTATTCCGTCGGTCGTTTTCCGGGCGGCTATTTCAAAAGAGAAGCCAAACCTCCTGAACACGAAGTTCTCACTTCAAGAATCATAGACAGACCGATCCGTCCCTTATTTCCGGAAGGATATTTCTGCGAAGTGCAATTGCAAGTGCAGGTTCTTTCTGCAGACGGAGACGTTACCGTCGCAGGACACGCGTTAAATGCCGCGAGCGCTGCATTAGCAGTTTCTGATATTCCATTCAATGGTCCTATCGGTGGCGCAAGAATCGGAAGAATTGACGGAGAACTCGTTCTCAATCCAACCAACAAAGAACTTTTAAATTCGGATTTGGATCTCGTTGTAGCCGGAACTAAAACTCATATCGTAATGATCGAAGGAGAAGCGAAGGAACTCAGCAATGAGGAAATGCTCGCGGCTCTTCGTTTTGCTCAAAAACACATCGCCGAATTCGTAGCGCTTCAGGAAGAATTCGCTAAAAAGATCGGCGTCGTCAAAAGAGAAGTAAAACTCAGAAAGAAAGACGAAGAACTTCTTACAAAAGTGAAAGATTACGCTTTTGAAAAATTAAAAGCGGCAAATCAAACTTCCGATAAAACTTCTCGTAACAAAGAAATCTCAAACGTAAACAAAGAAGTCGTAGAATTCTTTAAACAAACCGTAGAAGAATCCGAGAAGATCAAAGACATCAAATCCTATCTTCACGAATTGGAATATGAAATCGTTCGCGAACAAGTTTTAACACAAGGAACTCGTTTTGACGGAAGAAAGTTAGACGAAATTCGTCCGATTTCAGTTGAAATCAATCCTCTTCCGGGTCCTCACGGATCTTCCGTTTTTACAAGAGGTCAAACCCAGTCTCTGGGAGTTGTGACTCTTGGGACCGGATCCGACAATCAGAGATACGAAACCCTGGAAGGACAAAAAGAAAAGTCCTTTATGCTTCACTATAACTTCCCTGCGTTTTCAGTAGGTGAGGTTCGCAGATCTTCCGGTCCTGGAAGAAGAGAAATTGGTCACGGAAATTTGGCGGAAAGAGCGTTGAAACTTGTTCTTCCAAAACCGGACGAGTTCCCTTACGTTATCCGCGTTGTATCCGAAATTTTAGAATCCAATGGTTCCAGCTCTATGGCTTCCGTTTGTTCCGGTTCTCTCGCGCTGATGGCGGCGGGTGTTCCGATCAAGGGAAGTGTTTCCGGAATCGCGATGGGACTTTTCTCCGATACGTCCGGAAAGTTCGCAGTGCTTTCCGATATCGCAGGTTTGGAAGATCATTTCGGAGATATGGATTGTAAGATTGCGGGAACCAGAAAAGGGATCACCGCATTCCAGATGGACTTGAAAGTTACCGGAGTGAGTTTCGACGTTCTCGAAAGCGTTTTTACTCAGGCGCAAAAAGGTAGATTCCATATTCTTGATATTATGGAGAAACATATCGCCAAAGCCGCGGATCATCTTGCGGGAACAGCTCCTAGAATTATCGTGAGAAATATTCCTAAAGATAGAATCGGGGAATTGATCGGTCCCGGCGGTAAGAACGTTCGTGGTATCAGCGAACTCACAGGCGCCGAACTCTATATCGAAGACGATGGTCGTGTAACGATTTCCGGTGCGAACCAAGAGTCCGCGGAAAGAGCCGCGAAGATGGTCGATGGATTCTTTACTGAAGTGGAAGTTGGAAAGATCTACGAAGGAAAGGTGAAACGTATCGCCGACTTCGGAGCCTTTGTCGAAATTCTTCCCGGAAAAGAAGGTCTCTGTCATATCTCTAAGATCGATTTTAAGAGAGTCAATTCCGTTAAGGATATCGTTAAGGAAGGAGATATCATCCGTGTGAAAGTCCTCAACGTGGACAAAACCGGAAAGATCGATCTTTCCAGAAAAGACGCGCTCGAAGAAGAGCAAGTCTAA
- a CDS encoding SDR family NAD(P)-dependent oxidoreductase — protein sequence METMLKGKTALVTGSTAGIGFAIAKQLLNEGANVFINGRTESRVDQAIAQLKDEIPNGNVKGLIADFGKKQEIDSILKELPEVDILINNVGIFEPKDFTEIPDEDWFRFLEINLLSGVRLSRFYLPKMLKKNWGRILFISSESGVQIPEEMIHYGVTKSAQISLARGLAELTKGTNVTVNSVLPGPTRSEGVGGFIENLAANQKVSTETVEKEFFKNARPSSLLQRFESVEEIANLVTYLSSSLSSGTNGAAVRVDGGVVKSAF from the coding sequence ATGGAAACGATGTTAAAAGGAAAGACCGCTCTGGTCACGGGCTCTACCGCGGGGATCGGTTTTGCGATCGCAAAACAGCTGCTAAACGAAGGTGCAAACGTATTTATCAACGGAAGAACTGAGTCCCGTGTGGATCAAGCGATCGCACAATTGAAGGATGAGATTCCGAACGGAAACGTAAAAGGATTGATCGCCGACTTTGGAAAAAAGCAAGAGATCGATTCGATTTTGAAAGAATTACCCGAGGTCGATATTCTTATCAACAACGTGGGAATTTTCGAACCGAAGGACTTTACGGAAATTCCGGACGAAGATTGGTTTCGTTTTTTGGAAATAAATCTCTTGAGCGGTGTAAGACTCTCCAGATTCTATCTTCCTAAAATGCTAAAGAAGAATTGGGGAAGAATCCTTTTTATCTCGAGCGAATCCGGAGTTCAAATTCCGGAAGAAATGATTCACTACGGAGTTACAAAGAGCGCGCAGATTTCTCTCGCAAGGGGACTTGCCGAACTGACAAAGGGGACTAACGTTACCGTGAATTCAGTTCTTCCCGGACCCACTCGTTCGGAAGGAGTCGGAGGATTTATTGAGAATCTCGCTGCCAATCAAAAGGTTTCCACCGAAACCGTTGAAAAAGAATTTTTTAAGAATGCGCGCCCGTCCTCTCTTCTTCAAAGATTTGAGAGTGTGGAAGAAATCGCAAATTTGGTGACTTATCTTTCGAGTTCTCTTTCCTCCGGAACAAACGGCGCAGCGGTGCGCGTGGACGGAGGAGTTGTGAAGTCGGCATTCTAA
- the dut gene encoding dUTP diphosphatase produces the protein MKISVKKLKPNAELPGLQTIHSAGYDVHACLDSNLILEPGKVFLVPTGLSFAIPPEYHFEIRPRSGFSTKNRILIPNSPGTIDSDYRGELMIPLLNLGDSPFVVEHGMRIAQLLIRKTWYAEWSLVEEFPDQTERGAGGFGSTGV, from the coding sequence ATGAAAATTTCAGTTAAAAAACTAAAACCAAACGCGGAACTTCCCGGATTACAAACGATTCATTCGGCGGGTTATGACGTGCACGCGTGCCTGGATTCCAATCTAATCCTCGAACCGGGAAAGGTTTTTTTGGTTCCGACGGGGCTCTCTTTTGCGATTCCTCCGGAATATCATTTTGAAATTCGTCCACGATCGGGCTTCTCGACTAAGAATCGAATTCTCATTCCGAATTCTCCCGGTACGATTGATAGTGATTATCGAGGAGAGTTGATGATTCCTCTTCTAAATTTAGGAGATTCTCCCTTTGTAGTCGAGCACGGAATGAGAATCGCGCAACTCCTCATTCGTAAAACCTGGTATGCGGAATGGTCCCTCGTCGAAGAATTCCCGGATCAAACCGAGAGAGGCGCGGGCGGATTCGGCTCAACGGGCGTATAA